The genomic DNA GTACAATAACTTTAATTTCTTCTTCAGAAAGTTGTTCGGGAAGGTACTGAGCGATGATCTCTATTTCTGCTTTAGTGCTTGTCGCAAGTTCATCACGACCGGCTTTTTCAAATTCATGGAGGGCATCTTTTCGCTGTTTGATCTCACGACTCAGAATATCAAGCACTTCGTTGTCGTCCAAATCCCGTTTCAAATCTATTTCAAGATTTTTAATCGTAGAACGAACCATTCGAATGGTGGAGAGTTTGAACTTGTCCTTACTCTTCATTGCTTGCTTCATATCTTCGTTCAATCGTTCGCTCAAATTCATGATTGCTTAGATCCTCCTAGAACTTTCTCTTACGAGCAGCCTCGGACTTTTTCTTGCGCTTTACGCTTGGCTTTTCATAATGCTTGCGTTTCTTCACCTCAGCCAATACGCCATCCTTAGCAATGGAACGTTTAAAGCGACGAAGTGCAGCATCAATTGTCTCGTTTTTGCGAACTTTAGTTTCAGACACCAGTTTTCCCTCCCTCCGACCAGACCGTCCAAGAGCAATAACACGGTTCATCAAATTTTATTATAGGTGAAACGGAAACCGGGTGTCAACCTATAAGAAAAAATGAATAAATAAAGAATACAAATTTCCCCCATTACGTCCATATTACTTATAAACAAGCACTGTCATTCTAAGAATGTGAGTCCGAAATTCCCGTTAAGGCACCCAATGGGGCACCGCCCAACAGATGATAATGCAGATGTCCCACCACTTGACCGCTATCCGGGCCGCAGTTGTTAATCAACCGGTAACCGGATTCAGCAATACCCAGTTTTTTCGCCACCTCAAGCGCAACACGATGGATCTCCGCAATCAGAGGAAGATCCTCTTCCGTCACAGCATTCATTGAAGGAATATATTTCTTCGGAATAATGAGTACGTGTACTGGCGCCGCAGGCTGGATGTCATGAAACGCGAGCACATTGTCGGTTTCCAACACTTTTTTGCTGGGGATGGTTCCATCCACAATTTTCAAAAACAGATCGTCCATTCAAACCCCTCCTTTGGCAGTGAGCCGACCATCAGATTCGAAAGTGCAGAACCCGTGCTTTCGGCATTCAAAGTTATGTATTTCCCACAACCGATTGGAATATATACAGTTATGGCTTGTTATACCTACGTTTCTATATGTATCATAACGGAAAAAGGGGCTTAATACCAGTTCCCTTTCCCCGCTTCCTCTATAATGGCTTTTACGCCTTCATCAATTTGATCCGGTTGAGCCCGCGAAATACTGATGCGTAAAAACTTTTCGTGTTCCTTATAATCAGATAAGTAAAATCCTTTACCGGATACCACCTGCACCTTCCTCGCGGCAAGACGCTGCACCAAACGCTCCATGTTCACTGTCCGAGGCAGCTTCAACTGCATATACACTCCCGAGCTTACAGCCGACACTTCAATCATCCCGTCCTGATTGTATCGCTCCACTGCCTGGTTTAAAATGCGAATGCGTTCCGCATACAGGCTGCATATCGTGTGCTTGTGGCGTTCATACATTCCATTTTTAATATAAATATCAAGTGCGGCCTGAGATAAAATAGAGGTGTCCACGTATCTTTTGTATGCGCTGAACGTCTTTAACAGGGTTTCCGGCAAAACCGCAACGCCTAAGCGCAAGCCCGGGAAAATGATTTTGGAGAAGCTTTTCAAATAAATGACACGGTCTGTCTGATCGTACGCATATATAGGATCAAAAAGGTGATCGCTCCCCAAATCAGCCATGTAATCATCCTCCACGATGTACACATCGTATTTGGCAGCTAATGCGGCTATAGCCTTGCGTTCCCCTGTGTTGTATGAGGTTCCCAGGGGATTATGATATCTTGACATCGTGTAAAAAAACTTGATGCTCTCGTTCTTAAATTGATGCTCCAATTCCTGCAAATCTATACCTGCCGCTGTTCGGGCGATGGTGCTGACGGGTATGCTCTCTCCCTCCAAAAAACGCAAATAAATATCGTAGCTTGGCTGTTCTACCAAAACCGTCTTTTTGCCGTTCGGAAACGGCATTTTGGCGAGGATTTCCAGTGCCTGCTGAACACCAGAAGTAACGATAATCCGCTCCATTTTTGCAAATACCTGATTATCGGCCAAGTGAGAAACGAGCGTATGGCGCAGTGTCTCCAATCCTTGCGAATCTCCATAGGTGAACAAATGATATTTGTACGTATCTATGGCCTGATTCAGACAATGCTGAAAGTCCAGATAAGGAAATACATTTAAATCCGGGGAAGCCGAAGCAAAATCAATCAAGGCCTGAATATGACCTTGGCTATGATGCAAATCGCCGGAGTTCTCCACCACATAATATCCGCTTTGCGGAATGGAATAGATGGCGTGTTTCTTTTCAAGTTCGGCATATGCCCGCAAAATCGTGCTTTTGCTGCACTCGTACAACTCTGAAGCATCTCGGATAGAAGGCAGCTTCTGACCCGAGCTGTATTGCCCCTCGCGGATTTTAAGCTCTATATCCGATAGAACCGAAATATATTTTTTCACAATGATCCTCCTGCCTGCTTATTTCACTTTTTCTAGTTCTTTATAGGTTGATGTTAACATGCTTTATGTGTAAGCAGGATGCCCTAGTTTATAAAACTGTACCGATACAGTTATGACAATTTGATATCCCACAGGCTCGTCCATTGTTGTACCTTTAGTTCATCGGAGAGGACGTTCGCGAACATGGTCCCGAAGCATGAAAGAGAGGTAGGCAACTTATGGACACCCAAACAAAAGGATTAAAACTGGCTTATTTTTTTGCGGTGCTGAATGCTGCAATTATTGGATTTTCGTTTTTATTTACTAAAATGGCGTTAGTGTATGCTCATCCCATCGATACGCTGACCTATCGGTTTGCAGCTTCTTTTATAGTCCTGTCAATTCCGGTGGCCTTGGGGTGGATCAAGCTGTCTTATCGGGGCAAACCCATATTTAAAGCACTGCTGCTGGCTCTAATGTACCCGTTGGGATTTTTCACCCTACAAGCATTTGGATTACAGCACGCAACTTCCGCCGAGGGAGGTATTATGTATGCCTTCACACCCGTTGTAACGATGATCATTGCTTCCCTATTTTTAAAAGAAACAACGACCCTTTTACAGAAGCTGTCGATCTTTTTATCTGTTTTCGGCGTTGTGTTCATCTTTATCATGAAAGGAAGCAGCTTTAACTTGTCCAATTTGGGCGGGCTCTCCATGCTCTTCCTGACGTGTGTAGCGTTTGCTGGATACAGCGTTTTGGCACGCTCTCTTTCAAAGCATTTTAGTCCGGCGGAAATCAGTTATTTTATGATGGGTATCGGATTTATTACATTTCTGGCCATATCGCTCACTAACCATATTCAAGGTGGGACACTGGGCACATTTGTAGCCTTGTCCAGCAACGGTACCTTCATACTGTCCATTATATATCTTGGCGTGGTGGCCTCGCTTATCACTTCACTGACTGCAAATTTTGCTTTGTCGAAAATAGAAGCGTCAAAAATGAGCGTATTTACCAATCTGTCGACTATCGTGTCTATCGCAGCCGGGGCTTTGTTTATTGGAGAAAAGATAACAGTGTACCATCTGATTGGCTCGTTACTGATCATAGCCGGGGTGATCGGAACCAATTATTTAGGCCGGAAAAAGACAGTATCGCTTCGTGCAGACACTAATAAAACGTAGTCGCTTATAGAGAAATGAGCTGGAAAGGAAAGAATGTTGAGATTGCTGAGGGCATGCTATGAGGTAGAAAAAAGAGGCTGTTTCTTCTTGGCGGAAGAAGCAGCCTTAAGTATGTCATGATGACCTCACTATGGCGATTAAAAGACAGGGGTTTAATAATAAGGGAGCAGGCTGATCGCGGTCAGCGCAGCAAGTGGCAGGATCAGACGGTTAAAGCGCCGACGTCCATATGGGAAACCATATCCGTAGCCTATGCCGGGTACCGGGGCTGGGTACGGATATGGCGGGTAGGATGCAAAGCCGCCATAAGCACGGGAACCGCAGCCGCAGTTGTTAGGCGGATAAGGGAGATTTACGTTCTCTGCTTCACCCACGGGAACTGCCAAATATAATTTCTCATCATCCACATGCTCCACAATTCCATCATACATCGTTCCATCCTTCACCCATACGCATACGTAGCGGTGCATATGCTGTTGACATAGCATTTTAGCATCCATTTTTTCTGGTGCAGTCCCTTTTTCGTTGGTCATGCTTTTTTCCATGGTTGTTTCCTCCTAGGCTCTTGCATGTATACCGTATGTTATTCAAAAATGGGCTATGTGCTACATCAAATTGGGCGAATTCCGGCTTGCAAACAAAAAAAGAAGCACCCCGGAGGCTCTTGGTAGAGCCCCTCTGAACGGACGTATGACGGGAAGTTTCCTTCCGCAGCATACGTCCGCCGGGGTGCTGTATGATTAACTTGTCGGCTTAGCTGTATTATAACAATACTTTGAAACTGTATCTGTGATCTGTATCACGTCGCTTCAAAATGTTTCCATAACCACGCGGGAGCCGCCTCCTGCCTGCTCTGCGGGAAGAACGACCAGCTTGCGCGGCAGGCGGGCTCGCAGCTCGGGCACATGGCTGATCACGCCGACTGACAGTTGATCGTGATGCAGCTTTTCCAGCGAGGTGATCACCGTGTCCAGGAGTTCAGGGTCCAGTGTTCCAAAGCCTTCATCCAGAAAGAAAAATTGCAGCGGGTATTGGCCGCGCAATTGAATCTGGGCCGACAGTGCGAGTGCGAGCGACAAGGAGGTCAGGAACGTTTCACCGCCGGACAAGGTGGATACTGGACGCTTGACCCCGCCGTTGGCATCGTCACTAATGACAAAGCCACCGCTGGAGTCTACCTCTAGCGCATAACGCTGCTTGGTCAGAAAACGTAAACGACGTGAAGCCGACTGACTGACCTGCATTAGCTGCTCCTCGGCAATGTATTCGACGAAGGCGTTGCCCCGGAAAACGGACTGGAGCTTGGACATCTTTTCTGCCTCGCTGCGCAAATGAGTGCGATTGGACTCCAGTTCCATCCAGCGGACATGCCGATGCTGCAAATCCTCCAAATCACGCTCAGCCTTGGCACGATTCTGGAGTGCCTCTTCGTCGCGTGCACGGCAATCACGCAGCTGGGCGGCGGCCGATTCCCACTGTTCCTCTGTCACTGTTGCTCCATCCAGCTGTTCTTCCACATGTTTTAAACGGGAGGACAGCTCTTTTTCACGTTCCCGATGCAGGCTCACTTCACGTTCATAACGTGCAGCTTCCTCCGACCCGAGACAGCATTCCATAACCTCTGCTTCCGTAGCAAAAGGGGAGGCTTCCAGACGACTGCTCCAGCGAGACTCCGATACCTGCCGTCTTTCTTCTGCCGAATCGGATGCCTGCCGGGCAATCAGCGAAGCATGAACGGCTTGCTGCTTGCGTTCCTCCGCTTCAGCGCGGAGGCGTGCGGCGGCTTCGACTCCGTTTCTCAGCCCTCGAAGGCGCGAGTTCGCTTCTTCCAGCAAGAAAGCCGCAGGGTCTTCTCCAACCCACTTGCGAAGCTGGACCATTTTTTCGCGCAGCGAGTCATCTTTATTCTGGAGTCCAGTACGACGGGCAATAATGATTTTGTCTTCCTCGATGATGCTCTGCTGGATCTGCTGAACACGCGCCGCCTTCTCTTCGAGGAAGGTCACGCTCGTCTCCAGCCGGGACCGCAGCTCTTCCGCACGTGTATCGCGCTCCTGCATGGCGCGATAACGCTCCGCAGCTTCGCCTGGCACCACGTCCGGCAGCTGCGCCGCCCATTCGGCGCGCAATGCCCCGCTGCGCGTGGTGCATGCCTCGCGCTTGCTCCGCGCCTGCGTCAGCGCTGCGTCAGCCGCCTCTTGCTCGGCGGCTGCGCGGATACGCCGTTGCTGTCCGGCGGTGTCCGCCTCGCGTAACGCGTGCGCCTCCACAGGCAGCGCACGCGCACGGGCGGCCAGCTCGGCGGCCGTCCGCTCCAGCGCTACGCAGCGCTCCGCCCAAGCGGCGGCACCGCGCAGCGGCGCTGGCGCTGCGATGGGTGCAGCCGGCTCGCCCGTGGCGGCCGCGCCGCTGGCGTCTGCGGCGGCGGGCTGCACCAGCAGGCTGCGCTGCTCGTGCAGCTGCTGGCGCAGCGTAAGGCGCAGCTCCTGCAAGCCCAGCCGCAGGCGGTGCAGCTCGTCCGGCGCCGCAGCATCCGCGCCGTGGGCTGCGGTGGCGGCGGGCGCGGGGTGGTGCAGCGAGCCGCACACCGCGCACGGCTCGCCCTCGCGCAGCTCGGATGCGAGGTGCTGCGCAAGGCGGCCCAGCTCCTCGGCGCGCAGCTCATGGCGAAGCTGCTCCTCCTCGGCAGTCAGCGCCGACACATCGGCGCTGACCTCTGCCTCCAGCGCGAGCAGCGCCTCGATGCCCTCAGCCGCCTGCGCGGCAAGGGCGGAACGCCGTCCCTCCACCTCAAGTGTCTCCTGCTCCGTCAGTTTCAGGCGTTCGTCAGCCTGGGCAAGCCGCTGTTCCTGCGTGACACAATCCTGCTCTGCTTCGCGTAGCTGCTCATCCGCCGTCTCCAGTTGTTGCAGCCGTTGCACAGCCTCTTGAAGCATTCGCCGTTCATCCGCACGCACTTCATTTTGCTTCAATTCCTGTTGAAGCTCCTGCTGCCGCTTTGACCCTCGCGCATATAGCTCTTGTTCCTTGGCGAGACCTTCGGCATATGTAGCAAGGGTTTGCTCACTCTGCGCAAGCTCTACCGCCAGACGGTTCCGTTCTGACCGCAACGCTTCCGTATCAAGCTCCAGTTGCAGCGCCTGCTCCAGCTGATCGATTCGAAGCAACAGCTTCGGTTCCTCTGCACCCAGAGCTTGCCGGGCCTGCTCATCTGCTTGCACAGACACAACCGCAGCCTCCTGCGCCAATGTCGCCTGCACCGCCGCTTCTTCCGCTGCCTTTCGGCGTTTATCCGCTTCGGCAGCGGCTTCCTTCCAATCGGTCAGCGCAGGCAGCAATGCCTCGGCTGCGGAGGCCTGACGGAGCTTACGCTCCAGAGAAGCAATGTCCGGCTCCAGTGCTGCCAGCTGCTCCAACTCGTTCGCCCGGCGGCTGCGCTCCATGACCAGCTCACGAATTTTGTTCAGCGCTTCCGTCTCGCGAGATACCCGTTCCAACTCGCGACGTGAGGCCTCCGCATGGGCAAAAGCCTCTTTGAGACGCTGTTCTGCCTGTTCAAGCGCTTCGGCACCCGCATCGCCCAGACCCTGCTGCTCCGCCTCCAGTGCTTTCAATGCAGCGTCATTGTCCTTCACACGACGACTCAGCTTTTGCGCAAGCTGATCTCCATACTTTTCCAAATGAAACAAACGCTGTAGCATCTGCCTGCGTTCACTGCCCTTTAATGATAAAAATTCAGCAAACTTCCCCTGTGGCAATACGACAGCACGTGTGAAATCGTCCATTTTCAGGCCGATATACTCCTCCACACAACGCGTCACGTCCTGCACCTTGTCAGCCAGGACTTCCTCACCCTCCTCTGTGAACGCGATAAATCGACTAAGCGTATTATTCACCGATACGCCCCCAGCCCGTTTGAATCGGCGCTCCACACGATAACGACGAGGCCCTTGGGCTGACATCAATTCGAACGTAAACGCAACGGACAGCGTATCCTCAGCATGATTCATAATGCCCTGTGTTCCATTCACCGCCCGCTCTACCTTGCCGTACATAGCCAACGTAATCGCGTCCAGCAACGTCGATTTACCGCTGCCTGTCGGGCCAAAGATCCCGAATAGTCCGGTTTCGGTCAGCTCGTCAAAATGGATTTCCTGCGACTCCCGGTAGCTTTGCAACCCCGCCAATTTCAGAAGAATCGGTTTCATACCTCCTCCTCCTCTGCCTGGTCCCTTGCATCATCCTGTTCCACCAAGTCCAAAAATAGCTGCACCAACCCATCATCCGGCTGTGCGCCGCCCGTTTGCCGTTGATAAAAAGCCCGAAACAGCTCGTGAACCGGCAGCTCTGAGCGCTGGTGTTCCAGTTGTGCCGCCGCCATTTCAGGATACATCGGGCGGATGTGAATGATGCCTTCACGGCTTTTACGCAGCCTCTGAATATCTCCCAGCGACATCGCTTCCTCCAGCGTAATTTCCAGGTCAATAAAGGCGTCCGCATCCAGCCCTTCGTCCAGCCAGCGATACACCTCTTCCAGACCTCCCCGCGCCCGCCATTTCACTAAAGGCCGTCCACTCGTAATATACAGCTCCTCGACCTGTGCGGGCTTGTCTGCGACCACGTCAATGAGCGTGACCGATTTGGCCTGCCCTGCTTCGGAAAAGCTATAAGCCAGCGGAGATCCGCTATAGCGCATCAGCCCGTCACCCTTCACATATTGGGGACGGTGCAAATGCCCCAAAGCCGTATATTGCGCCCCGATGCTTAGCGCAGCTGGGTCAACCGTATAGGCTCCCCCGACCTGAATCGGACGCTCCGAGTCTGATTCCAACCCGCCAAGCACATAAATATGGCTCATGGACAGATTAACGGTGTCAGGCCGAAACGCCGTACCGAGCTGTGCCATCAGCATCCCCACACGACGACTGTAAGCCTCTCGCAGCACCGTTTCGTCTCCATCCTCGGACAACAGCTCGTTCAGGCGGGACTCCGAAGGATAGGGCAAAGCTGCAATACACGCCATTTCTCCTGTACGCGGTGTATGAATCCGCACGGCTTCCCCGCGGGGCAGCCCCAGCAGCGTAATTCCGCGCTGACTCACCAGCGGTGTAACCGAGGATACCCGTTCCGGCTGATCATGATTTCCCGCAATAACGACCAACGGTCTTCCTCCTGCCGTTAAACGGGCAGACGTTTCATAAAATAGCTGCTCGGCGGCGGCTGGAGGATTGACCGAGTCGTACACGTCTCCAGCCATCATAATCAGATCCGCCTGCTGATCGTCAGCCATTTTTTCCAATTCTTCCAAGAACGCCTCCTGCTCCTTCAAACGGCTGCGCCCTTCCAGCGTTCTACCCAAATGCCAATCTCCTGTATGCAAAATCCGCATGCTGTTCCTCCTCTCTATCTATTTCATCCATCAAATAACTACAATCGCACACTTTCTCCAGCCTCCAGAAAATACAACCACTTCTCAGCAACCCTTTTACCTGTAATATCTTCGATCACATGTGCGTACAGCTCCAGTTGAAAACGATATTGCTCCGTTAAATGAGACACCGTCCGATATTCGGATACCCGGTCTGTTTTGTAATCAAGCAATACCAACCCCTCCGGCCCTTCAAACAGGCAGTCAATAATCCCGTTCATCAGCACTCTATCATCGTGGCCAGGCTCTGACGTCATGCTTTCCCGCTGTTGCCCGGCGGCTCCCGACTCTGTTTCCTGTGCTAACAGCATCGACGGCAAACTGCGGCTCCAAAAATCTGCGGCTCCGATCGTATAGGTGAAAGGAAGCTCACGCTGAACATGGGATGTCTCCAGCAATCTTCGACCCAGCTCGCTGGTGAAAAAGTGCAATATTTTATCCGTATCTAACGCCTCCGCCTGAACATCCAGCAACAAACGCTGGTTCAGCAGACGAGCCTTCGTTTCCTCAATCACCTCGGCGTTCATCACACCACCCAGCGGCAAATGCAGAAATAGCGTATGGTACACCGTTCCACGCTCCGTCGGCGTCAGTCGCCGATTGCCCATAAATTTGGGTCTACGCAAGTGCAGTCGATTTCCCCCAGTCTGAGAATCTTCCATCTCCTCTGGTAACTCGGCTACTTGAAAAGAAGACAGACTTAGCCAATCTTCCGATCCAGCTTCCTGCATCGTTAGCCATCTTTTCATTTCGGTGACCGATGTATTCGCCGCCGTCTTGCTTGCCCGTTTATACGGATAGGACCAGGAAAGCGCAGCGGCAATATCTGCATCAGCCCTTGTTGTCGTATCTGCCGGGCTATTGGATACGGAATCGGATGAGAGCCACCTTTTGTCGATCGGCTCAGCATTTTTCAACGCTACCGTCTTCTGCTGACGCTCTTCATTAGCAGTCTCTTCCCCAGGGTCCAAATTCAAACGAGAGCCGGAAAGAGTCTCCGAAGCTATGATTCTAAATAGCCAATCTCCGCCCGGCATATATTCCAGCCTGTGATAGTACCCCTCCTGATCCCCTACCGCTTCCCTCAGTACAGCAGCAGAAGGATGTCGGATCAACGCAGGACCTACCCAGTCCAGATAACTGCGGCCTGCAGCCAGCATATAATCAGGTAAAACCGTTTCCGTATGCTCTTTGGCCCGTGCCCAACCTGCTGCACGTGAAGTGAGATCCTTTACGGTTCCGGTCATAATAAGCTTCTCACGCGGACGCGTAAGCGCCACGTACAGCACCCGCATTTCCTCAGCCAATAGCTCTAACTGGGAACGTCGACGGATCGCCAAATTAGGCAGTGTCGGGTAGCTGATCCGATTTTGTTCCTCCACATATTTGGGACCGAACCCCAGCTCCTTATGCATCAGAAACGGCGCATTCAGATCCTGCTGATTGAACATTTTAGCCGTTCCGGCGATGAACACGACAGGAAATTCAAGTCCTTTACTCTTGTGAATCGTCATAATACGGACAGCCTGATCAGGTTCAGTACCGCCACTAGATGAACCCAAATCACCGCCTCGCTCTCGCAAACGGGAAATAAAGGTCAAAAACCGGAACAGACCCCGGTTAGAAGTAGAAGTCTCATACTGTCTCGCCCGGTCATACAGCGCCCGCAAATTACTCTGACGTTGAGAACCGCCGGGCAATCCACCTACCCAATCCAGATACCCCGTCTCCTCCTGCAAACGCCAAATCAGTGCACTCAAGCTGCCTTGTCTTGCTTCTTGTCGCCATGCTTCCAAATCGCGCAAAAACGAACGTAGTCGGGCAGGCAACGTATTTCCGCTATTCCTGTCATCCATATCAGATGCATCTGTCGAATCTCCTGCGAAAAGATCCCATTCCAGTATATCGCTGGACGTTCCATTTTCACTCTCCTGTGTAGGGTCAGCCTCAGCCGCTGCCAGCAGAGCGCCATAAAACAATCCGTCCGGCTTTTGCAGCCTGATTTGTGCCAGCTCATCCTCGGTCAAGCCTACAATCGGTGAACGAAGCACAGATGCCAGCGGGATGTCCTGCTGCGGATTATCAATAATGTGTAGCAGAGACAGCATCACCTCAACTTCCGTTGCTTTGAAAAAGCCTGTTGTCTGCTCCCCAGATGCCGGAATGCCCTCAAGACGCAGCTCCTCTACAATCAGCGGTGCCCATACGCTTGCCGAACGGAGCAAAATGACAATATCACCGAAGACTGCCGGACGCATCGCTTTTAACCCTCTGTCATAAATCAACAACGGTCGGCCTGTATCTCCCGTCAGCTCCTTAATCCGTTGAGCGATTGCGCGAGCTTCCAATTGTGCCGTTTCCAGCTCCGCAAGCTCAGCCATTTCGCCTTCCTGTAAAGCGGACTCATCACCCATTTCGGACAGTTCCGAAGCCTCCGAAAGACCGCGTCCGCCTTTATCAACCAACAACAATTCAGGTGCATATGGGGATGTAGCATCCTTTTCCATTTCCTTTTCTGTCTGCTCGGGATAAGAAGCACCATGCGCCAGCCATGCCCGTTCATCGTATTCAATTTCCGCTACATCCACGCTCATGATTTGCCGGAACACCAGATTGACTGCATCAACGACTTCCACCCGACTGCGGAAATTGCGTGCCAGATCAATTAAAAAGCCATCTTCCTGCTCCTGCATACCGTATCGCTGGTATTTGTTCAAAAACAGACCCGGCTCCGCCAACCGAAACCGATAAATACTCTGCTTTACGTCCCCTACCATAAACCGGTTACCCGGTTCTTCACGGGATACCAGTCTGACGATATCCTCCTGTACCGTATTCGTATCCTGGTACTCATCCAGCAGTACCTCGTCGAATTGCTCCTTGTATTCGAGCGCAGCGTCCGAAGGCAACAGTCTGTGCGGAGTAGAGTCGGGATGACGTAATATTTTCAGACAATAGTGCTCCAAATCCCCGAAATCCACCAGCCCTTTGGACTGCTTGTGCTTTTGAAATCGTTCCCCGAATGCAATTACGGTCTCCACCAGTTCCTCCATCAGAGGAGCCGCCCCATGCAGTTCCTCCAAATAGGCTTCCGCCCTCCTGCCGAACAGGGAAGCCTTCATATCCGTAATCATTTTTTTGGCTGCCTCACGGAGCGCCTTGACCCGTTCCTGCAATGCAGGCTCGGTCTGATCCTTTTTGACTGGCTTGAGCTTGCCGAAGGCCGCTATTTGAAAGTGATCATATAGCGAGGCCCACGGCTGTGTCTCCAACGCCTGCAATAGTCCCTTCACCATCGCGGTATCCTCTTGCAGCGTCACTGCATAGGGTGCAGGGCCGCCGGGCTGCATAGCTGTCTCATAAGCCTGCTCCAGCAGGCTTGCTGCTCCGCGCAGCGAAAGTGCCGCATCCACCAAAATGCTGCGAACCCAAGGAGTCTCTCCCAAAGCCGCCACATCCTGTACACAGAACGCTGCTGCCGTCTCCCTCAGCCAGTGCTCCGGCCAGGGATGACTTTGCGAAAAATCGTACAAGCGCTGAACAAGCACATACATCGCATCATCTGTACGCTCACCGCTAAACCAGTCCACCAGTCTGCGAAACGTGCTGCCTTCATCGTTAGCCTCATACTTTTCCTCAAACAGTTCTTCCAGCAGCTCCTGCCGCAGCAATTCCGTCTCATGCTCATTCATAATCCGAAAACCGGGATCAAGGGGAATGGCCTGATAATGCCTGCGAATGACCTCCATACAAAAAGAGTGGAGCGTCGTAATCGACGCCCGATTCAGCAGCGATAGCTGGCGACGTACATGCTCACTATCCGGC from Paenibacillus sp. FSL R10-2782 includes the following:
- the addA gene encoding helicase-exonuclease AddAB subunit AddA, with translation MISTPSTNGTPKPEGSMWSDDQWRAISESGNNMLVAAAAGSGKTAVLVERIIRKIAEPRLGFSVDRLLVATFTKAAAAEMRQRIREALERVLEQEPDSEHVRRQLSLLNRASITTLHSFCMEVIRRHYQAIPLDPGFRIMNEHETELLRQELLEELFEEKYEANDEGSTFRRLVDWFSGERTDDAMYVLVQRLYDFSQSHPWPEHWLRETAAAFCVQDVAALGETPWVRSILVDAALSLRGAASLLEQAYETAMQPGGPAPYAVTLQEDTAMVKGLLQALETQPWASLYDHFQIAAFGKLKPVKKDQTEPALQERVKALREAAKKMITDMKASLFGRRAEAYLEELHGAAPLMEELVETVIAFGERFQKHKQSKGLVDFGDLEHYCLKILRHPDSTPHRLLPSDAALEYKEQFDEVLLDEYQDTNTVQEDIVRLVSREEPGNRFMVGDVKQSIYRFRLAEPGLFLNKYQRYGMQEQEDGFLIDLARNFRSRVEVVDAVNLVFRQIMSVDVAEIEYDERAWLAHGASYPEQTEKEMEKDATSPYAPELLLVDKGGRGLSEASELSEMGDESALQEGEMAELAELETAQLEARAIAQRIKELTGDTGRPLLIYDRGLKAMRPAVFGDIVILLRSASVWAPLIVEELRLEGIPASGEQTTGFFKATEVEVMLSLLHIIDNPQQDIPLASVLRSPIVGLTEDELAQIRLQKPDGLFYGALLAAAEADPTQESENGTSSDILEWDLFAGDSTDASDMDDRNSGNTLPARLRSFLRDLEAWRQEARQGSLSALIWRLQEETGYLDWVGGLPGGSQRQSNLRALYDRARQYETSTSNRGLFRFLTFISRLRERGGDLGSSSGGTEPDQAVRIMTIHKSKGLEFPVVFIAGTAKMFNQQDLNAPFLMHKELGFGPKYVEEQNRISYPTLPNLAIRRRSQLELLAEEMRVLYVALTRPREKLIMTGTVKDLTSRAAGWARAKEHTETVLPDYMLAAGRSYLDWVGPALIRHPSAAVLREAVGDQEGYYHRLEYMPGGDWLFRIIASETLSGSRLNLDPGEETANEERQQKTVALKNAEPIDKRWLSSDSVSNSPADTTTRADADIAAALSWSYPYKRASKTAANTSVTEMKRWLTMQEAGSEDWLSLSSFQVAELPEEMEDSQTGGNRLHLRRPKFMGNRRLTPTERGTVYHTLFLHLPLGGVMNAEVIEETKARLLNQRLLLDVQAEALDTDKILHFFTSELGRRLLETSHVQRELPFTYTIGAADFWSRSLPSMLLAQETESGAAGQQRESMTSEPGHDDRVLMNGIIDCLFEGPEGLVLLDYKTDRVSEYRTVSHLTEQYRFQLELYAHVIEDITGKRVAEKWLYFLEAGESVRL